A genome region from Plasmodium vinckei vinckei genome assembly, chromosome: PVVCY_07 includes the following:
- a CDS encoding apicoplast ribosomal protein L21 precursor, putative, whose amino-acid sequence MNVGIEGNKINLSKVNNRNIYNFHFIKNLNNYQRRLSNRLNVLISSPAQIKLSELEDNRDRSGKYCVAELCGRLKWIEEGRYYDVYRIKQEENKNINLNRIAFYSNEEGKFSFGTPFLDNVRVNATVIKHFRGNKIYRLKFKPKKNYRRFYGHRQEMSRIYINKIESNNELINEEKRKYNFFKDDSIFYILNRIHNIVRPSLELKYLKRTFIDYLNNFCSWKFETFYKHRGNYKHDKMLRNILKTKKLSKRPEVIEEVKKIEHEKKEKRLNKYDPLDDFDPVANEHMIREHFYS is encoded by the coding sequence atgaATGTTGGAATAGAGgggaacaaaataaatttatcgaaagtaaataatagaaatatatataattttcattttataaaaaatttaaataattatcaaAGAAGGCTAAGTAATAGATTAAATGTATTAATAAGTTCACCAgcacaaataaaattatcagAGTTAGAAGATAATCGAGACAGAAGTGGTAAATACTGTGTAGCTGAATTATGTGGTCGATTAAAATGGATTGAAGAAGGTAGATATTATGATGTATATAGGATAAAGCAAGAGGAaaataagaatataaatttaaatagaATAGCTTTTTATAGTAATGAAGAAGGGAAGTTTTCTTTTGGTACTCCCTTTTTAGATAATGTACGAGTAAACGCAACAGTTATTAAACATTTTCgaggaaataaaatatatagattaaaatttaaaccaaaaaaaaattatagaagATTTTATGGACATAGACAAGAAATGAGtagaatttatataaataaaatagaatcaaataatgaattaataaatgaggaaaaaagaaaatataatttttttaaagatgattctattttttatatattaaatcgTATTCATAATATAGTAAGACCAAGTTtagaattaaaatatttaaaacggacttttattgattatttaaataatttttgttcatGGAAATTTGAAACTTTTTATAAGCATCGAGGAAATTATAAACATGATAAAATGcttagaaatatattaaaaacaaaaaaattaagtaaAAGACCTGAAGTTATAGAagaagttaaaaaaattgaacatgaaaaaaaagaaaaacgtTTAAACAAGTATGATCCATTAGATGATTTCGATCCTGTTGCCAATGAACATATGATTAGGGagcatttttattcttaa